In one Andrena cerasifolii isolate SP2316 chromosome 2, iyAndCera1_principal, whole genome shotgun sequence genomic region, the following are encoded:
- the Tspan6 gene encoding tetraspanin 6 isoform X1, giving the protein MRDKMSCVSGCIKWLLFIFNLLFAVCGIGILAIGVIIHLQLSNLTKTVEMNVMFPSIVLIVIGSIIFVISFFGCCGAIRESHCMTITFASILLFILIIQVAVAVYAFVVFKNTDNQISIKSTYTNIFNEYPRNAEEAEIVNIIQSSLKCCGVNSADDFAPHGNFTGKIPWSCCGKAEREQFCSASEAKNVPGCADKIAEALQTAGTVLGSVAIGIAGIELVGIIFALCLANSIRNTERRGYRV; this is encoded by the exons ATGCGCGACAAGATGAGCTGTGTTTCGGGATGTATCAAATGGTTACTCTTTATTTTCAATCTTCTGTTCGCT GTATGTGGCATAGGAATCCTCGCCATCGGTGTCATCATACACCTGCAGTTGTCCAATCTAACGAAGACGGTTGAAATGAATGTTATGTTCCCGTCGATAGTGTTAATCGTTATCGGGAGCATTATCTTCGTGATCTCGTTCTTCGGATGCTGCGGCGCCATCAGAGAGAGTCATTGCATGACTATCACG TTCGCGTCGATCCTCCTCTTCATCTTGATAATACAAGTGGCGGTTGCTGTGTACGCGTTCGTCGTCTTCAAGAACACCGACAACCAGATCTCTATCAAATCCACTTACACTAACATATTCAACGAATACCCTAGGAACGCGGAGGAAGCAgaaattgttaatattattcAAAGCAGC TTGAAATGCTGTGGCGTCAACTCTGCAGACGACTTCGCTCCTCATGGCAACTTCACCGGCAAAATCCCCTGGAGTTGTTGCGGCAAAGCGGAAAGGGAGCAGTTTTGCTCGGCGAGTGAAGCGAAGAATGTTCCAGGCTGTGCAGACAAAATCGCAGAAGCCCTTCAAACCGCAGGAACCGTGCTGGGTAGTGTCGCCATTGGTATTGCTGGAATTGAG
- the LOC143366436 gene encoding uncharacterized protein LOC143366436, producing MGRTLVCLRYFLIGGAIVVGVCGVIESICAGYFIYQLYEYSPLTPSNVCGSAITLLVMGLVAAMIGWCIWQFLDFSNTGQVISFSVVLIIVTVVNTGAGIWALVRHEQVDLLPIAHLEQAFSLAVSDEKPLWDRMHSKLHCCGINGPADYRGQDAIPWSCCDTSSISNSSDSKGACTTMYARGCQHVVINRNRSILLHIFLLALCTVLLQIGFIMCMSCYTRSSRERMERRKDLMIAAQAFARASKDLGANDNFLSSEAKHLKASTDV from the exons ATGGGACGGACGCTCGTCTGTTTGCGATACTTTCTCATCGGTGGTGCTATCGTCGTCGGC GTATGCGGCGTTATAGAGAGCATTTGCGCCGGCTATTTTATATACCAATTGTATGAATATTCACCCCTCACTCCCAGTAATGTATGCGGCTCAGCGATAACATTGCTAGTGATGGGCCTGGTGGCAGCTATGATAGGCTGGTGTATCTGGCAATTCCTAGATTTTTCAAATACCGGTCAAGTTATAAGT TTTTCCGTAGTGCTAATAATCGTGACGGTGGTCAACACGGGTGCTGGGATTTGGGCCCTTGTCAGGCACGAGCAAGTGGATCTGTTACCAATCGCTCATCTCGAACAAGCGTTCAGTCTTGCTGTGTCGGATGAGAAACCTCTCTGGGATCGTATGCACTCGAAG TTACACTGCTGCGGGATAAATGGACCAGCCGATTACCGTGGCCAAGATGCGATCCCCTGGTCTTGTTGCGATACGTCGTCGATTTCAAATTCCAGCGACTCTAAAGGCGCGTGCACCACGATGTACGCGAGAGGTTGCCAACACGTAGTAATAAATCGCAATAGATCGATCCTCCTTCACATTTTCCTACTCGCATTGTGCACAGTATTATTGCAG ATCGGTTTCATAATGTGCATGTCATGCTACACGAGGTCATCTCGGGAGAGGATGGAAAGAAGAAAAGACTTGATGATCGCCGCGCAAGCATTCGCGCGAGCGTCCAAAGATTTAGGAGCGAACGACAATTTCCTCAGTTCCGAAGCAAAACATCTTAAAGCATCCACGGATGTATGA
- the LOC143366440 gene encoding protein FAM177A1, which produces MVPEKDEVCELSDVILNDSSASVTEDLKPKRRLKRVLHFSDGDWEEYSEDETDAPEMNKTVTQIDPKTLDWLPWTWYQTASIGGKILDGCDYLGECLASFFGITAPKYQFEINEFYRLKALENEIQHKQDLEMGGWNEQTQNNLIHNNNVQISD; this is translated from the exons ATGGTTCCGGAAAAAGATGAAGTTTGCGAGTTATCTGACGTTATTTTAAACGACAGTAGTGCATCTGTCACAGAA GACCTTAAGCCAAAGAGACGACTAAAGCGAGTATTACATTTTTCGGACGGCGATTGGGAAGAATATTCCGAGGATGAAACGGATGCCCCAGAAATGAATAAAACAGTAACTCAAATAGACCCA AAGACACTCGATTGGCTACCGTGGACTTGGTATCAAACAGCATCTATCGGTGGTAAAATATTGGACGGCTGTGATTACTTAGGTGAATGTTTGGCAAGTTTTTTCGGTATCACGGCTCCAAAGTATCAGTTTGAAATTAATGAGTTTTATAGACTTAAGGCTCTTGAGAATGAAATACAACACAAGCAGGATTTAGAAATGGGCGGATGGAACGAACAGACTCAGAATAATCTTATACACAacaataatgtacaaataagcGACTAA